A single window of Vanessa tameamea isolate UH-Manoa-2023 chromosome 5, ilVanTame1 primary haplotype, whole genome shotgun sequence DNA harbors:
- the LOC113392720 gene encoding diacylglycerol kinase eta has protein sequence MSVAEENAIGEERKTGYGEDSTDSDNETERKALLRRISTSKCVGRLPVVKEGYLMKQTRSFQRWQRRYFKLRGRTLYYAKEKDSQLWDEHELEDATFAECSISNANHSFQVITASRCLVLCADSRGEMEAWAGALRGALHHGADVADLVASLSSGDHHWYTATHARPTFCNVCREPLGALGTAHALACELCKFKAHKRCAARAPPSCKWSTLASLGPHVVEDPESNIIMPHQWLEGNLPVAAKCDVCDKTCGSVLRLQDFRCIWCRKCVHASCRPSWRASCSLGPARASVVPPTRLHSVGPDDGWLPDRPPNASPLIVFVNSRSGDNQGIKFLRRFKQLLNPAQVFELSGAGPRLGLRLFRHFAPLRVLVCSGDGSVGWVLQEVDKLDMHRQVQTAVLPLGTGNDLARVLGWGASCDDAANLQQLLERYERASTKMLDRWSIMTFERALSVPPPPPAPPDLLEESSLLRNLQEIVQAGECGEGETSNARAALRSGCAQLAAVGERAGGGAARAAHRLRRALSLLLHARTHLAHDHARCESWEPMDTSDSETETQPAEKGSIEKTEKEQLNWAAAARGCSLAGRADSVRRALHSLVRTLVMFYPQVGSIAGVSQDASAESGALPVPRAFADSRRSSAGSAVSAASMQPENIPDVDEDIAKLISSNPPEHSDNLDVNKRDRSKTSSISPQDRHSPSILSSCDTSSCKNLLRPDLERTSGTFNSSSLTIPNLVISDDSDKRDSLIQGETYESDQLTIIDIDKPYTDDVHFQDICERAAPESGDCTPVRKLSSIDLEIDATSSEGSNISEDFSLMSEIMDSKPGEVEEGCGIGHIDSPEVSETTYMNSETLHGESIMDDISSMLGQEVLLAMMGKNGENETYTDDTTLFTSDTVSDIPMDSRHPSLEKKNESKKYISKIKKPVEAEVEKFGYENRVFYIENATKNEDQIKYCSLAQFEEGSDIARKSFRKQMRKSMKKRITDESKHLLPKTTEELTKGNETPNPQSPPKIRVPQKVIHKKLDPEEQMPPFPQVSVVVEPPSPSHSEDKSMKNCQSRMASVLSDIFDQGTDTLSVYSPEPNLRERERRQSDNPKLLGSDPEYGQFLSCSPAATRRISCGSLFKPGEADNRLSTSVSSIWGEGGTIGGSSSNNKSDSSEKAKKLPIINPLVQLPAWPHVTQGFISQCLLANADALCAAVSPLMDPDETLLEGFYERAVMNNYFGIGIDAKITLDFHNKREEHPEKCRSRARNYMWYGVLGSKEWVNRTYRHLGQRVQLECDGQRIPLPELQGIVVLNIPSFMGGTNFWGGTRGDDLFLAPSFDDRILEVVAVFGSAQMAASRLINLQKHRIAQCRAVQINILGEEGVPVQVDGEAWLQPPGCVRIIHKNRAQMLCRSRALETSLRAWDEKQQQKAHAVVPTRDLAPAEAAHLLILLDDVNTIVKYVKLACISESAPGRVCGALAVARRVAAQADALQDADGHLLPPPQLRRLLATLVESCHELLASGADLGSAAGGLRAHLARCVLREGLAYIQAEEIPKKSSKWLRSRRSISEGGTTSTQTAAQVRSWGVKEVQAWLETIDLGEYSEAFAKHDITGRELLSLARRDLRDLGVTKVGHVKRILQAVKELQ, from the exons GTAATAACAGCGAGCCGGTGTTTAGTCCTGTGCGCGGACAGCCGCGGGGAGATGGAGGCATGGGCTGGCGCACTACGAGGCGCATTGCATCACGGAGCAGACGTCGCGGATCTTGTCGCAAGCCTGTCATCTGGAGACCATCATTG gtACACTGCAACGCACGCTCGGCCAACGTTCTGCAATGTGTGCCGAGAACCGCTCGGGGCTCTCGGCACCGCACATGCACTTGCCTGTGAACTCTGTAAGTTCAAGGCGCACAAGCGATGCGCCGCGCGAGCGCCACCGTCTTGCAAATGGAGCACGCTCGCCTCACTCGGACCCCATGTTGTTGAAGATCCGGAAAGT aatataataatgcCGCATCAGTGGCTCGAGGGCAACTTGCCAGTGGCTGCCAAGTGTGACGTCTGCGACAAAACCTGCGGCTCCGTTCTTAG GCTTCAAGATTTTCGCTGCATTTGGTGTCGCAAATGTGTCCACGCGAGCTGTCGACCCAGCTGGCGGGCAAGTTGTTCGCTCGGACCGGCGCGAGCGTCTGTCGTGCCTCCCACACGACTGCACTCTGTAGGACCAGACGATGGATGGCTGCCGGATAGACCACCGAATGCGTCACCGCTAATCGTCTTCGTCAATTCTCGGTCTG gcGACAATCAGGGCATTAAGTTCCTCCGTCGCTTCAAACAGCTTCTAAATCCTGCTCAAGTATTTGAACTGAGTGGAGCGGGTCCTCGCCTTGGACTCCGACTGTTTCGACACTTCGCGCCATTGAGAGTGCTAGTCTGTAGCGGTGATGGTTCCGTAGGCTGGGTACTGCAGGAAGTAGACAAGCTGGATATGCAT CGACAGGTGCAAACAGCCGTTCTGCCCCTGGGTACGGGTAACGATCTAGCGCGAGTACTAGGCTGGGGCGCTTCATGTGACGATGCTGCAAATCTTCAGCAATTGTTGGAAAGATACGAGCGAGCTTCCACCAAAATGCTTGACCG atgGTCCATAATGACGTTCGAGCGTGCATTGTCAGTTCCACCGCCACCGCCAGCTCCACCTGATTTGCTGGAAGAAAGTTCGCTTCTAAGAAATCTACAAGAAATCGTACAG GCTGGCGAGTGTGGTGAAGGTGAGACGAGCAATGCTCGTGCGGCACTTCGTTCGGGCTGCGCGCAGTTGGCCGCGGTGGGGGAGCGCGCGGGGGGCGGGGCGGCTCGAGCGGCTCACCGCCTACGCCGCGCCTTGTCGCTGTTGCTCCATGCGCGGACGCATCTCGCTCACGACCACGCACGCTGCGA atCTTGGGAGCCAATGGACACCAGTGATAGCGAAACAGAAACACAACCAGCCGAAAAGGGCAGCATCGAAAAGACTGAAAAG GAGCAGCTGAActgggcggcggcggcgcgcggctGCTCGCTGGCCGGACGCGCCGACAGCGTGCGGCGCGCGCTGCACTCGCTCGTACGCACGCTCGTAATGTTCTACCCGCAGGTAGGTTCGATAGCT GGTGTCTCGCAGGACGCGAGTGCGGAGAGCGGCGCGCTGCCCGTGCCGCGCGCCTTCGCCGACAGCCGCCGCTCCTCCGCCGGCTCCGCCGTCTCGGCTGCCTCCATGCAACCTGAAAA CATTCCAGACGTAGATGAAGATATAGCAAAATTAATAAGTTCAAACCCACCAGAGCATTCAGATAATTTAGATGTCAATAAGCGTGACCGCAGTAAGACGAGCTCCATTTCGCCTCAGGACCGACATTCTCCTTCGATCCTGTCATCCTGTGATACCAGTTCGTGCAAAAATCTCTTAAGGCCTGACTTAGAACGTACTAGTGGCACTTTTAATAGCAGTAGTCTTACCATACCTAATTTAGTTATCTCAGATGATAGTGATAAGCGAGATTCGTTAATACAGGGAGAAACTTATGAATCGGACCAATTGACTATAATAGATATCGACAAGCCGTATACCGACGACGTTCACTTCCAAGATATATGTGAGCGAGCGGCGCCAGAGAGCGGTGACTGCACACCTGTTAGAAAACTTTCTAGTATAGACTTGGAAATAGATGCGACCAGTTCAGAGGGGTCCAACATTAGCGAAGATTTTAGTTTAATGTCGGAGATCATGGATAGTAAACCGGGAGAAGTCGAAGAAGGATGTGGTATAGGTCACATCGATTCGCCAGAAGTTTCAGAAACTACGTATATGAATTCGGAAACATTGCATGGTGAGTCTATTATGGATGATATAAGCTCGATGCTCGGCCAAGAAGTACTTTTAGCTATGATGGGGAAAAATGGAGAAAATGAAACGTACACCGATGATACCACCTTGTTCACATCAGATACGGTTTCTGATATACCTATGGATAGTAGACACCCTAGCTTGGAAAAGAAAAATGAAAGCAAAAAATACATATCCAAAATCAAAAAACCAGTGGAGGCCGAAGTGGAGAAATTTGGTTACGAAAACAGAGTTTTTTACATAGAGAATGCTACTAAAAATGaagatcaaataaaatattgtagtttAGCGCAATTCGAAGAAGGAAGTGATATAGCAAGAAAGTCTTTTCGAAAGCAAATGAGAAAGAGTATGAAAAAAAGAATAACAGATGAATCAAAACACCTCTTGCCTAAAACGACAGAAGAACTTACAAAGGGTAATGAGACTCCGAACCCACAAAGTCCTCCGAAAATTAGAGTTCCACAAAAAGTTATCCACAAAAAACTAGATCCAGAAGAACAAATGCCCCCTTTCCCTCAAGTAAGCGTTGTAGTTGAGCCCCCATCACCGTCACACAGTGAGGATAAAAGCATGAAGAACTGCCAAAGTCGTATGGCCTCAGTACTGAGTGACATATTCGATCAAGGAACAGACACACTAAGTGTTTACTCGCCAGAGCCAAACCTCAGAGAGAGAGAAAGGCGGCAGTCGGATAATCCGAAACTTTTAGGATCTGATCCAGAATACGGTCAATTTTTAAGTTGCTCTCCGGCCGCAACGAGAAGGATATCATGCGGAAGCCTTTTTAAGCCAGGAGAGGCGGATAA CAGGCTATCAACATCAGTATCTTCGATATGGGGAGAAGGCGGTACCATTGGCGGCAGTAGTAGCAACAACAAATCAGATTCTAGTGAGAAAGCCAAAAAATTGCCAATCATCAACCCACTTGTGCAGCTGCCAGCGTGGCCGCACGTTACACAAGGCTTCATCAGTCAGTGTCTTTTAGCTAATGCGGATGCACTATGTGCTGCAGTAAGCCCACTGATGGATCCAGACGAGACGCTTCTAGAAGGTTTTTATGAGCGTGCTGTGATGAATAATTACTTTGGTATTGGAATTGACGCTAAAATCACACTGGACTTTCACAATAAAAGAGAAGAACATCCAGAGAAATGTAGATCAAGGGCAAGGAATTATATGTGGTATGGTGTTCTTGGGTCTAAGGAATGGGTGAATAGGACGTACAG acatcTCGGTCAGCGTGTGCAACTCGAATGTGACGGACAAAGGATACCCCTTCCCGAACTTCAGGGAATTGTCGTTTTAAATATACCATCCTTCATGGGAGGAACTAACTTCTGGGGAGGAACGAGAGGGGATGACTTATTTCTTGCCCCGTCGTTCGATGACCGGATACTCGAA GTAGTAGCGGTATTTGGATCCGCGCAGATGGCAGCGTCGCGCCTCATTAACCTGCAGAAGCATCGCATCGCGCAGTGTCGCGCCGTGCAGATCAACATCCTGGGCGAGGAGGGCGTGCCCGTGCAGGTGGACGGAGAGGCGTGGCTGCAGCCGCCCGGCTGTGTGCGCATCATTCACAAAAACAGAGCGCAGATGCTCTGTCGCTCGCGTGCCCTCGAGACCAGTCTAAG AGCTTGGGATGAAAAACAACAACAGAAAGCACACGCCGTTGTTCCAACACGCGATCTGGCACCCGCAGAAGCAGCTCACTTGCTGATCCTCCTTGATGACGTCAACACTATCGTCAAATAC GTGAAGCTTGCGTGTATCAGCGAGAGTGCGCCGGGACGCGTGTGCGGCGCGCTCGCCGTAGCGCGGCGCGTGGCGGCGCAGGCGGACGCGCTGCAGGACGCCGACGGACATCTGCTGCCACCGCCTCAACTCCGAAGGCTTCTCGCCACGCTG GTGGAGAGCTGTCACGAGCTGCTCGCCAGTGGCGCCGACCTCGGCAGCGCGGCGGGCGGTCTGCGCGCGCACCTCGCACGCTGCGTGTTGCGAGAGGGACTCGCCTACATACAGGCGGAAGAG ATTCCAAAGAAGTCCAGCAAATGGCTGCGAAGCCGTCGAAGTATCTCCGAAGGTGGAACGACGTCAACTCAGACGGCTGCACAAGTACGGTCCTGGGGAGTGAAGGAAGTTCAGGCATGGCTCGAGACCATCGACCTTGGCGAGTATTCCGAAGCGTTTGCGAAGCATGACATCACTGGTCGGGAACTCTTGTCTCTAGCGAGACGGGATCTTCGCGATCTCGGCGTCACTAAAGTTGGTCACGTAAAAAGGATCTTGCAAGCGGTCAAGGAGCTTCAGTGA